One genomic segment of Alosa sapidissima isolate fAloSap1 chromosome 13, fAloSap1.pri, whole genome shotgun sequence includes these proteins:
- the rpl17 gene encoding 60S ribosomal protein L17 isoform X1, whose amino-acid sequence MYSSIRISLKMVRYSLDPENPTKSCKARGSNLRVHFKNTRETAQAIKGMHIRKATKYLKDVVIKHQCVPFRRYNGGVGRCAQAKQFGWTQGRWPKKSAEFLLHMLKNAESNAELKGLDVDSLVIEHIQVNKAPKMRRRTYRAHGRINPYMSSPCHIEMILTEKEQIVPKPEEEVAQKKKVSQKKLKKQKLMARE is encoded by the exons ATCTCTGAAGATGGTCCGCTACTCGCTCGACCCCGAGAACCCGACTAAGT CATGCAAGGCCCGGGGTTCCAATCTCCGTGTTCACTTCAAG AACACCCGTGAGACAGCTCAGGCCATCAAAGGCATGCACATCCGCAAGGCCACCAAGTACCTGAAGGATGTAGTCATCAAGCATCAGTGTGTCCCCTTCCGTCGTTACAACGGTGGTGTCGGCAGGTGTGCCCAG GCCAAGCAGTTTGGCTGGACACAGGGTCGCTGGCCCAAGAAAAGCGCAGAGTTCCTCCTGCACATGCTGAAGAACGCCGAGAGCAACGCTGAGCTGAAG GGTCTGGATGTAGACTCCCTGGTCATCGAGCACATCCAGGTGAACAAGGCCCCTAAGATGCGCAGGCGTACGTACCGCGCCCACGGCCGCATCAACCCCTACATGAGCTCCCCCTGCCACATCGAGATGATCCTCACAGAGAAGGAGCAGATCGTGCCCAAACCTGAGGAGGAGGTGGCCCAGAAGAAAAAG GTTTCCCAGAAGAAGCTGAAGAAGCAGAAACTGATGGCTCGGGAGTAa
- the rpl17 gene encoding 60S ribosomal protein L17 isoform X2, with protein MVRYSLDPENPTKSCKARGSNLRVHFKNTRETAQAIKGMHIRKATKYLKDVVIKHQCVPFRRYNGGVGRCAQAKQFGWTQGRWPKKSAEFLLHMLKNAESNAELKGLDVDSLVIEHIQVNKAPKMRRRTYRAHGRINPYMSSPCHIEMILTEKEQIVPKPEEEVAQKKKVSQKKLKKQKLMARE; from the exons ATGGTCCGCTACTCGCTCGACCCCGAGAACCCGACTAAGT CATGCAAGGCCCGGGGTTCCAATCTCCGTGTTCACTTCAAG AACACCCGTGAGACAGCTCAGGCCATCAAAGGCATGCACATCCGCAAGGCCACCAAGTACCTGAAGGATGTAGTCATCAAGCATCAGTGTGTCCCCTTCCGTCGTTACAACGGTGGTGTCGGCAGGTGTGCCCAG GCCAAGCAGTTTGGCTGGACACAGGGTCGCTGGCCCAAGAAAAGCGCAGAGTTCCTCCTGCACATGCTGAAGAACGCCGAGAGCAACGCTGAGCTGAAG GGTCTGGATGTAGACTCCCTGGTCATCGAGCACATCCAGGTGAACAAGGCCCCTAAGATGCGCAGGCGTACGTACCGCGCCCACGGCCGCATCAACCCCTACATGAGCTCCCCCTGCCACATCGAGATGATCCTCACAGAGAAGGAGCAGATCGTGCCCAAACCTGAGGAGGAGGTGGCCCAGAAGAAAAAG GTTTCCCAGAAGAAGCTGAAGAAGCAGAAACTGATGGCTCGGGAGTAa